In Paroedura picta isolate Pp20150507F chromosome 12, Ppicta_v3.0, whole genome shotgun sequence, one DNA window encodes the following:
- the ERLIN2 gene encoding erlin-2 isoform X2 yields the protein MSQLGAIAALAASLVAAALFSAIHKIEEGHIGVYYRGGALLTSTSGPGFHLMLPFITSYKSVQTTLQTDEVKNVPCGTSGGVMIYFDRIEVVNFLIQNAVYDIVKNFTADYDKALIFNKIHHELNQFCSVHTLQEVYIELFDQIDENLKLALQQDLTGMAPGLIIQAVRVTKPNIPESIRKNYELMESEKTKLLISAQKQKVVEKEAETERKKAVIEAEKIAQVAEITYGQKVMEKETEKRISEIEDAAFLARERAKADAECYTAMKVAEANKLKLTPEYLQLMKYKAVASNSKIYFGKDIPNMFMDHTGAASKPSEKKAEEPRDENWLGLGDRL from the exons ATGAGTCAGCTGGGTGCCATAGCAGCTCTCGCTGCCAGCCTGGTGGCCGCTGCTCTTTTTTCTGCAATACACAAGATCGAAGAAGGGCACATTGGCGTTTACTACCG AGGAGGAGCTCTCTTGACCTCCACTAGCGGGCCTGGCTTCCACCTCATGCTTCCCTTCATCACCTCTTATAAATCAGTGCAG ACTACGTTGCAAACAGATGAAGTAAAAAACGTTCCATGTGGTACGAG tGGGGGAGTAATGATCTATTTTGACAGAATCGAGGTGGTGAATTTCCTGATCCAGAATGCTG TATATGATATAGTGAAGAATTTCACTGCAGACTACGACAAAGCCCTCATCTTCAACAAGATTCACCACGAACTCAACCAGTTCTGCAGCGTTCACACTCTTCAGGAAGTCTATATTGAGTTGTTTG ATCAGATAGATGAAAATttgaagctggctctccagcaagATCTGACCGGCATGGCACCTGGCCTCATCATACAG GCAGTGCGAGTCACCAAGCCAAATATTCCTGAATCAATTCGGAAAAATTATGAACTTAT GGAGAGCGAGAAGACAAAACTGTTGATCTCAGCTCAGAAGCAGAAGGTGGTGGAGAAGGAGGCGGAGACGGAGCGCAAGAAGGCTGTCATTG aGGCTGAGAAAATAGCACAGGTGGCTGAAATCACGTACGGGCAGAAGGTGATGGAAAAGGAGACTGAGAAGCGCATCTCTGAGATTGAAG ATGCTGCTTTTCTTGCCAGAGAAAGGGCTAAAGCAGATGCTGAATGTTACACTGCCATGAAAGTAGCAGAGGCCAACAAG cTGAAACTTACCCCAGAGTACTTGCAGCTGATGAAATACAAGGCTGTGGCCTCCAACAGCAAGATCTATTTTGGCAAAGACATTCCCAACATGTTCATGGACCACACCGGGGCCGCCAGCAAACCTTCTGAAAAGAAAGCCGAGGAGCCAAGGGACGAGAACTGGCTCGGGCTGGGAGACCGTTTGTGA
- the ERLIN2 gene encoding erlin-2 isoform X1, producing MLAPFPPPRPSRALGLRLPGEPVGGAEPRAPWELFSGMSQLGAIAALAASLVAAALFSAIHKIEEGHIGVYYRGGALLTSTSGPGFHLMLPFITSYKSVQTTLQTDEVKNVPCGTSGGVMIYFDRIEVVNFLIQNAVYDIVKNFTADYDKALIFNKIHHELNQFCSVHTLQEVYIELFDQIDENLKLALQQDLTGMAPGLIIQAVRVTKPNIPESIRKNYELMESEKTKLLISAQKQKVVEKEAETERKKAVIEAEKIAQVAEITYGQKVMEKETEKRISEIEDAAFLARERAKADAECYTAMKVAEANKLKLTPEYLQLMKYKAVASNSKIYFGKDIPNMFMDHTGAASKPSEKKAEEPRDENWLGLGDRL from the exons GAGCTATTCTCAGGGATGAGTCAGCTGGGTGCCATAGCAGCTCTCGCTGCCAGCCTGGTGGCCGCTGCTCTTTTTTCTGCAATACACAAGATCGAAGAAGGGCACATTGGCGTTTACTACCG AGGAGGAGCTCTCTTGACCTCCACTAGCGGGCCTGGCTTCCACCTCATGCTTCCCTTCATCACCTCTTATAAATCAGTGCAG ACTACGTTGCAAACAGATGAAGTAAAAAACGTTCCATGTGGTACGAG tGGGGGAGTAATGATCTATTTTGACAGAATCGAGGTGGTGAATTTCCTGATCCAGAATGCTG TATATGATATAGTGAAGAATTTCACTGCAGACTACGACAAAGCCCTCATCTTCAACAAGATTCACCACGAACTCAACCAGTTCTGCAGCGTTCACACTCTTCAGGAAGTCTATATTGAGTTGTTTG ATCAGATAGATGAAAATttgaagctggctctccagcaagATCTGACCGGCATGGCACCTGGCCTCATCATACAG GCAGTGCGAGTCACCAAGCCAAATATTCCTGAATCAATTCGGAAAAATTATGAACTTAT GGAGAGCGAGAAGACAAAACTGTTGATCTCAGCTCAGAAGCAGAAGGTGGTGGAGAAGGAGGCGGAGACGGAGCGCAAGAAGGCTGTCATTG aGGCTGAGAAAATAGCACAGGTGGCTGAAATCACGTACGGGCAGAAGGTGATGGAAAAGGAGACTGAGAAGCGCATCTCTGAGATTGAAG ATGCTGCTTTTCTTGCCAGAGAAAGGGCTAAAGCAGATGCTGAATGTTACACTGCCATGAAAGTAGCAGAGGCCAACAAG cTGAAACTTACCCCAGAGTACTTGCAGCTGATGAAATACAAGGCTGTGGCCTCCAACAGCAAGATCTATTTTGGCAAAGACATTCCCAACATGTTCATGGACCACACCGGGGCCGCCAGCAAACCTTCTGAAAAGAAAGCCGAGGAGCCAAGGGACGAGAACTGGCTCGGGCTGGGAGACCGTTTGTGA